A single Pseudoalteromonas phenolica DNA region contains:
- a CDS encoding YqgE/AlgH family protein — MQSSLENHFLIAMPSLQDPYFKQSVTYICEHNEEGAMGLVINHPVNVTVGELLDKIDIENNKMSEASKRHVFAGGPVHTDRGFVLHTPKYGYSSSQELSSEIMITTSKDVLASLTYDDSPSEFIITLGYAGWEQGQLERELSENSWLVIKADPAIIFNTPVEQRWQKAVEMLGFDVSKLATIAGHA, encoded by the coding sequence ATGCAATCATCATTAGAAAATCATTTCTTAATCGCAATGCCAAGTTTGCAAGACCCTTACTTTAAGCAAAGTGTGACGTATATTTGTGAGCATAATGAAGAAGGGGCAATGGGGCTGGTGATTAACCATCCTGTCAATGTCACCGTCGGTGAGCTACTCGACAAGATAGATATTGAAAATAACAAGATGAGTGAAGCGTCTAAACGTCATGTATTTGCAGGCGGTCCTGTGCATACTGATAGAGGGTTTGTGCTTCATACGCCAAAATATGGCTATTCGTCGAGTCAAGAGCTTAGTTCAGAGATTATGATAACGACCTCTAAAGATGTGCTTGCCAGCCTAACTTATGATGACAGCCCTAGTGAATTTATTATTACCCTTGGCTATGCGGGTTGGGAGCAAGGTCAGTTAGAAAGAGAGTTATCAGAAAATAGCTGGTTGGTTATCAAAGCCGATCCTGCAATTATATTTAACACACCCGTAGAACAAAGATGGCAAAAGGCCGTTGAAATGCTTGGCTTCGATGTGTCGAAATTAGCGACTATCGCTGGCCACGCCTAA
- the ruvX gene encoding Holliday junction resolvase RuvX, giving the protein MSDKKEKTPIGQRTVMGFDFGTKSIGIAVGQEITGTANSVGAVKARDGIPNWDEIGNHISDWKPDLLVVGLPLNMDGTNQQVTFQAKKFANRLHNNFKLQVETQDERLTTTDAKARLFEQGGYRNLGKSNVDGMSAVIILESFFESLWD; this is encoded by the coding sequence ATGTCAGATAAAAAAGAAAAAACACCCATTGGCCAACGAACAGTCATGGGCTTTGATTTTGGTACTAAAAGTATTGGCATTGCTGTTGGTCAAGAGATCACGGGCACAGCCAATAGTGTTGGTGCCGTAAAAGCGCGAGATGGTATTCCTAACTGGGATGAAATAGGTAACCATATCTCAGACTGGAAGCCCGATTTATTAGTCGTTGGACTGCCGTTAAATATGGATGGGACGAATCAACAAGTTACGTTCCAAGCAAAGAAGTTCGCTAATCGTCTGCATAACAACTTTAAGTTACAAGTTGAAACTCAGGATGAGCGGCTCACAACAACTGACGCGAAAGCGCGTTTATTCGAACAAGGCGGTTATCGAAACTTAGGCAAGAGTAACGTTGATGGTATGTCTGCGGTCATCATTCTAGAAAGCTTTTTCGAATCGCTGTGGGACTAA
- the tolC gene encoding outer membrane channel protein TolC, with amino-acid sequence MKKSLLSLLVGLSCALTSTISQAEDLLQVYDIATANDPTVLKAKAQADAQKFAKDSALGELLPTLGLRMSYGETDNDSYDGNDAQGYVFGSSSSDTFSRTLTLSQTVFSLGVWESLGIAEKQALQSETQYALAQQDLIVRIAQGYFDVLSKLDNLEFVQAEKRAIERQLEQTKQRYEVGLTAITDVHEAQAQFDRAVADEIVASNDVETARETLRTITGKYHSKLDALNTDTFSTVKPTKKSTDFIDIAKERNLSLQITKASLDIASDEIDRAQAGHYPTLGFEASYSDGLTNTAGADGKPRGDTTQIGLTLNVPIYSGGKTQAATDRARANYVAASEDLEKSMRDITRSVITSYNQVVSDVATYRALEQAVVSAESALQATEAGFEVGTRTIVDVLVSTRNLYAAKRNLANLRYQYVLSSLRLKQATGTLSRSDLEAINKGLVEG; translated from the coding sequence ATGAAAAAAAGCTTATTATCACTACTTGTTGGTTTATCATGCGCTTTAACCAGCACGATTTCTCAAGCCGAAGATTTATTACAAGTTTACGACATTGCAACTGCCAATGATCCTACGGTATTAAAAGCAAAAGCCCAAGCAGACGCTCAAAAGTTTGCTAAAGACAGCGCATTAGGTGAATTACTACCAACATTAGGTTTAAGAATGAGCTATGGTGAAACCGATAACGATAGTTACGACGGAAACGACGCTCAAGGTTATGTATTTGGTAGTTCATCTTCAGACACTTTCAGTCGTACGCTTACTCTTTCACAAACCGTATTCAGTTTAGGTGTGTGGGAAAGTTTGGGCATAGCGGAAAAACAAGCACTGCAATCCGAGACTCAGTATGCCTTAGCTCAGCAAGACCTAATTGTTCGCATTGCCCAAGGTTACTTTGACGTTTTAAGTAAATTAGACAATCTTGAATTCGTACAAGCAGAAAAACGCGCAATCGAACGTCAGCTTGAACAAACAAAGCAACGCTATGAAGTGGGCTTAACAGCAATTACTGATGTGCATGAAGCACAAGCCCAGTTTGACCGTGCAGTTGCTGACGAAATTGTTGCTTCAAATGATGTTGAAACCGCGCGTGAAACATTAAGAACAATCACTGGCAAATACCACAGTAAACTTGATGCTCTAAACACTGATACTTTTTCAACTGTGAAGCCAACTAAAAAATCAACCGATTTTATTGATATTGCAAAAGAGCGTAATTTATCTTTACAGATCACTAAAGCGTCACTCGACATTGCATCAGATGAAATTGACAGAGCGCAAGCGGGTCATTACCCAACACTTGGTTTTGAAGCGTCATACTCAGATGGTTTAACTAATACAGCTGGTGCTGACGGTAAACCTCGTGGCGATACGACACAAATTGGATTAACTTTAAACGTACCAATTTATTCTGGTGGTAAAACACAAGCAGCGACAGACAGAGCAAGGGCTAATTATGTTGCAGCTAGCGAAGATCTAGAAAAGAGTATGCGTGACATCACGCGCTCGGTGATCACGTCTTATAACCAAGTTGTGTCTGATGTGGCTACATACAGAGCACTAGAGCAAGCCGTTGTCTCTGCTGAAAGTGCTTTACAAGCAACAGAAGCGGGTTTTGAAGTAGGTACTCGTACTATTGTTGACGTACTAGTCAGTACACGAAACCTATATGCAGCAAAACGTAACCTAGCTAACTTACGTTATCAATACGTGCTTTCATCACTTAGACTTAAGCAAGCAACAGGTACCCTTTCAAGATCTGACCTTGAAGCTATCAATAAAGGTCTTGTTGAAGGCTAA
- a CDS encoding TcpQ domain-containing protein: protein MAKKNKRKKSSSMGFWVKHLALSAILIAAAYYVLNGALPENMDMTKTSNAAAKGLSQFYESFRNRVSERDTERDQFVIKLGKPTFPLDDALAQRGLVVKPSSPGWTGESTPRRFESGGTLKEVLANYAREEGIELFWYLEKDYVVKHNFRVDSNFVSALYQVGRAINDDFEYEVYTFFCPNHRAAVITQKPSHFVRTNCRRLNK, encoded by the coding sequence ATGGCTAAAAAAAATAAGAGAAAAAAGTCGTCTTCAATGGGGTTTTGGGTAAAACACCTCGCCTTGAGCGCAATATTAATTGCAGCAGCCTATTATGTTCTCAATGGCGCTCTGCCTGAGAATATGGATATGACAAAAACCAGTAATGCCGCAGCAAAAGGTCTGTCGCAGTTTTACGAGAGCTTTAGAAACCGAGTTAGTGAGCGAGATACTGAACGTGATCAATTTGTCATCAAGTTAGGAAAACCAACCTTTCCTCTTGATGATGCGCTTGCTCAACGAGGACTCGTTGTAAAGCCATCCTCACCCGGTTGGACTGGTGAATCAACACCACGACGTTTCGAATCAGGCGGCACCTTAAAAGAGGTATTAGCCAACTATGCGCGTGAAGAAGGCATTGAACTATTTTGGTATTTAGAAAAAGATTATGTCGTCAAACATAACTTTAGAGTTGATAGCAACTTTGTATCGGCGCTTTATCAAGTAGGTAGGGCCATCAATGATGACTTTGAATACGAAGTATACACTTTCTTTTGTCCAAACCATCGCGCAGCGGTCATTACACAAAAACCGTCTCACTTCGTTAGAACAAATTGTAGAAGATTAAATAAGTAA
- the rsmE gene encoding 16S rRNA (uracil(1498)-N(3))-methyltransferase — protein MRVPHIFQPSELNLNTPVQLSDDAAGHIGRVLRMQVGDQVSLFNGEGGEYLCELVEVGKKSVTATPIEFIEADVESPLKIHLGQGISRGDKMDFTIQKSVELGITEITPLFTTRCGVKLTGERLAKKHQQWQKIAIAAAEQSGRNFVTKVHPPVQLSQWLSQQSDELKLTLHPRAEHSIKTLPTPKNGVRFVVGPEGGFTDEEMTTTSEQGFVDVRLGPRVLRTETAALTVLSALQLQFGDLAL, from the coding sequence ATGCGTGTTCCTCATATTTTTCAACCCTCTGAGTTAAACCTTAACACGCCAGTTCAGCTATCTGATGATGCTGCTGGTCATATTGGTCGAGTGCTAAGAATGCAAGTTGGTGATCAAGTGTCTTTGTTTAACGGTGAGGGTGGTGAATACCTATGCGAGCTTGTTGAAGTCGGCAAAAAATCTGTCACAGCAACCCCAATTGAATTTATAGAAGCTGATGTTGAATCACCTCTAAAAATTCATCTTGGTCAGGGGATCTCTCGTGGTGATAAGATGGATTTCACTATTCAAAAATCGGTAGAGTTAGGCATTACTGAAATTACACCTCTGTTTACGACCCGTTGTGGCGTAAAACTGACCGGTGAACGTCTTGCTAAAAAACACCAGCAATGGCAAAAAATCGCCATTGCCGCTGCAGAGCAGTCTGGCCGTAACTTTGTAACTAAAGTTCACCCTCCCGTACAGTTGTCACAATGGCTATCACAGCAAAGCGATGAACTGAAACTTACCCTTCATCCACGAGCTGAGCACAGTATAAAAACATTGCCAACGCCTAAAAATGGTGTGCGCTTTGTTGTCGGTCCTGAAGGTGGCTTTACCGATGAAGAAATGACAACAACCTCAGAGCAAGGCTTTGTCGATGTTCGCCTAGGCCCACGAGTACTTCGCACAGAGACAGCCGCTCTAACAGTATTAAGTGCACTGCAATTGCAATTTGGTGATTTAGCACTTTAA
- a CDS encoding PilT/PilU family type 4a pilus ATPase → MLLNQFLQVMVDRQASDLFVSAGLAVSAKIDGELTPLSEERLTAEASLELVESAMNERQKEEFYREKECNFAIATDEGRFRVSAFWQRDCAGMVLRRIVTKIPDVNDLGLPSVLTDVIMSKRGLVLFVGGTGTGKSTSLAALLGYRNRNQRGHILTIEDPIEFVHEHKKSIITQREVGIDTESFEAALKSSLRQAPDVILIGEIRSQETMEYALSFAETGHLCVATLHANNANQAIDRIMHLVPKEKHDKLKYDLALNLRAIVAQQLVPSAKGEGREAAIEILLNSPMVAELVKKGDIGSIKETMAKSKEMGMQTFDQALFELYKQRRINYADALHYADSPNDLRLMIKLQNNEQQGAGFLQGVTVDGLDSK, encoded by the coding sequence ATGCTACTAAATCAATTCTTACAGGTGATGGTTGATAGACAAGCTTCAGATTTATTTGTATCTGCGGGTTTAGCTGTTAGTGCCAAAATTGATGGCGAATTAACCCCTTTAAGTGAAGAACGTTTAACAGCAGAAGCCTCGCTTGAGCTTGTTGAGTCAGCGATGAATGAAAGGCAAAAAGAAGAGTTTTATCGCGAAAAAGAATGTAATTTCGCGATTGCTACTGATGAAGGGCGTTTCCGTGTTTCTGCGTTTTGGCAAAGAGATTGTGCGGGCATGGTGCTGCGCCGAATTGTGACGAAAATCCCCGATGTAAACGATTTAGGTCTACCTTCAGTTTTAACGGATGTGATCATGTCCAAACGTGGGTTAGTGCTGTTTGTAGGTGGTACAGGCACTGGTAAATCAACCTCATTGGCAGCATTGCTGGGTTATCGTAACCGTAATCAGCGTGGCCACATTCTAACCATTGAAGATCCAATTGAATTTGTGCACGAGCACAAAAAGAGCATCATCACACAGCGTGAAGTAGGTATTGATACAGAGAGTTTTGAAGCGGCGTTAAAAAGCTCTTTGCGACAAGCGCCTGATGTCATTTTGATAGGTGAAATTCGCTCCCAAGAAACCATGGAATATGCATTAAGTTTCGCCGAAACTGGCCACCTATGTGTGGCAACACTTCACGCAAATAATGCTAACCAAGCGATAGATCGTATTATGCATCTGGTTCCAAAAGAGAAACATGATAAACTTAAATATGATTTGGCGTTGAACCTACGTGCAATTGTCGCTCAGCAATTGGTACCTTCAGCGAAGGGAGAGGGTCGTGAAGCAGCGATAGAAATCTTACTTAATTCGCCTATGGTTGCTGAGCTGGTTAAAAAAGGAGACATAGGTTCAATTAAAGAAACTATGGCGAAATCGAAAGAAATGGGTATGCAAACATTTGATCAGGCATTGTTTGAACTGTATAAACAACGTCGTATTAATTATGCAGACGCACTTCACTACGCAGACTCGCCAAATGATCTACGCTTAATGATAAAGCTGCAAAACAATGAGCAGCAAGGCGCAGGTTTCTTACAAGGTGTGACTGTTGATGGGTTGGACTCAAAGTAA
- the glnE gene encoding bifunctional [glutamate--ammonia ligase]-adenylyl-L-tyrosine phosphorylase/[glutamate--ammonia-ligase] adenylyltransferase, with translation MHQVGFPLSLLQLAEQRWQQLYGTQPYDEQLGQLISLSDFAFRILEKRPELGAWLQQLDIDCRHVPEPLQGDLTELSDIACFSQLRLYRQQYWLKVMWLDLVHQNPIEDSIRYISNLSEALIGAANEWAFAQTTKQCGTPLDEHGMPLPMLVLGMGKLGGGELNFSSDIDLIFTYPRNIPTQGGRRSFESQVFYTKVAQKLISALNQVTADGQVFRVDMRLRPFGESGPLVMSFAAMEDYYQDQGREWERYAMLKARPLGVETIYWDEFKQLLKPFVYRRYIDFSVIESLRKMKHLIAQEVRRKGLVNNIKLGAGGIREVEFIVQALQMIRGGRDVGLQTPSILAAISELTQLDILPSEVSLSLKSHYLFLRRVEQYLQAFDDQQTQTLPDIELDKSRLAYLLNQIDFESALPEINQVMESVRQEFALVVGDEPQEQANLDDSFSYAWLQRDCLQLEGVLDNAKLAQWQSVLVEFDAKLNKRQVGTRGRDILDKLMPALLHALAQQESTAELLQRVLNIVEMIATRTTYLELLFENQGALKQLVLLCGHSKWIAEHIAKYPILLDELIDPAALYKPLPLSEYQTEIRQYFLRIEQDDLELQMEALRQFKQTHQLRIAAADATGVLSIMKVSDHLTALAEAIVLQSVNLAWQQMVSRYGEPKGCDEISKGFAVIAYGKAGGVELGYDSDLDLVFVHNQQGDSSTVGNKQISSRQFYLKLAQRLMHLFNTRTASGILYELDTRLRPEGNSGLLAINIESFNHYQQSQAWTWEHQALTRARMIYGETELVERFAEIRKNILCTARDEAQLKDDVVKMREKMRAHLSKDSKQAFDLKQGHGGMTDIEFIAQFLVLNHAKHCHELTQFPDNIRILESAALHGVISSEQQSILTECYCTLRERYHLNSLNQHGRCVPRELVADQVEQVRNIWQQLFK, from the coding sequence ATGCATCAGGTCGGTTTTCCACTTTCACTTTTGCAATTAGCTGAGCAACGTTGGCAGCAATTATATGGCACACAGCCCTATGATGAGCAGCTTGGGCAATTGATTAGTCTAAGTGATTTTGCATTTCGAATTTTAGAAAAGCGCCCTGAATTAGGGGCGTGGTTACAACAACTCGACATAGATTGCCGCCACGTTCCAGAACCTCTTCAAGGTGATCTGACTGAGCTCAGTGATATTGCGTGTTTTAGCCAGCTACGCTTATATCGTCAACAATATTGGCTAAAAGTGATGTGGTTAGATTTGGTTCATCAAAACCCAATTGAAGATAGTATTAGATATATTTCTAATCTTTCAGAGGCTTTAATTGGGGCTGCTAATGAATGGGCGTTTGCGCAAACAACAAAGCAATGTGGCACGCCTTTAGATGAACATGGGATGCCTTTGCCTATGTTGGTATTAGGAATGGGCAAACTCGGTGGTGGAGAACTCAACTTTTCATCAGATATTGACCTAATTTTTACTTACCCAAGAAACATACCTACGCAAGGTGGTAGGCGCAGTTTTGAATCTCAGGTTTTTTATACCAAGGTTGCACAAAAGCTTATCAGTGCATTAAACCAAGTGACTGCAGACGGTCAGGTATTCAGAGTAGATATGCGGCTTCGACCATTCGGCGAAAGTGGACCTTTGGTGATGAGCTTTGCAGCTATGGAGGATTATTACCAAGACCAAGGCCGTGAGTGGGAGAGATATGCGATGCTTAAGGCTAGGCCTCTGGGCGTCGAGACGATTTACTGGGATGAATTTAAACAACTGCTAAAGCCTTTTGTTTATCGCCGTTATATCGACTTCTCAGTGATTGAGTCGCTAAGAAAAATGAAGCATCTCATCGCGCAAGAAGTACGAAGGAAAGGGTTAGTAAATAACATTAAACTCGGAGCGGGTGGTATTCGTGAAGTTGAGTTCATAGTCCAAGCACTTCAGATGATCCGCGGAGGTCGAGATGTTGGTTTGCAAACCCCCTCTATATTGGCTGCTATTTCAGAATTAACTCAGCTTGATATTTTGCCGAGTGAAGTCAGCCTTAGTTTAAAGAGTCACTACTTATTTCTTCGCAGAGTTGAGCAATACCTGCAGGCATTCGACGACCAACAAACACAAACATTGCCAGACATCGAATTAGATAAATCAAGACTCGCTTATCTGTTGAATCAGATAGATTTTGAGTCTGCTCTACCAGAGATTAATCAAGTAATGGAGTCGGTTAGGCAAGAGTTTGCTTTGGTGGTGGGAGATGAACCACAAGAACAAGCAAATCTAGACGATAGCTTTAGTTACGCGTGGCTTCAAAGAGATTGTTTACAGCTAGAAGGGGTTTTAGATAATGCGAAGTTAGCTCAATGGCAAAGTGTGCTTGTTGAATTCGACGCAAAGCTCAATAAAAGACAAGTTGGGACAAGAGGGCGAGATATTCTCGACAAATTAATGCCTGCTTTATTACATGCTCTAGCACAGCAAGAAAGTACAGCTGAGTTACTGCAACGAGTGCTAAATATTGTTGAGATGATAGCCACTCGAACGACTTATCTAGAGTTGTTGTTTGAAAACCAAGGGGCGCTTAAACAGCTAGTATTACTGTGTGGTCATAGCAAATGGATAGCTGAGCATATTGCTAAATACCCAATATTGCTTGATGAACTCATTGACCCAGCAGCGCTTTATAAACCCTTGCCACTGAGTGAGTATCAGACCGAAATTAGACAGTACTTTTTACGTATTGAGCAAGATGATCTTGAATTACAAATGGAAGCACTAAGGCAGTTCAAGCAAACTCATCAATTACGTATTGCAGCAGCTGATGCGACAGGTGTTTTAAGTATCATGAAAGTAAGCGATCATCTAACTGCGCTTGCTGAAGCCATTGTTTTGCAGTCTGTGAATCTGGCTTGGCAGCAAATGGTAAGTCGTTACGGAGAGCCTAAGGGGTGTGATGAGATTAGTAAAGGCTTTGCTGTCATCGCTTATGGAAAAGCCGGTGGGGTAGAGCTTGGGTATGACTCGGATCTCGATTTAGTATTTGTGCATAATCAACAAGGTGATAGCAGCACTGTTGGCAATAAACAGATTTCCTCACGACAGTTTTATCTAAAACTAGCTCAACGTTTGATGCACTTATTTAATACTCGTACAGCGTCAGGTATTTTATATGAGCTTGATACAAGGCTTCGCCCTGAGGGCAACTCTGGCTTATTGGCGATTAATATTGAAAGCTTTAATCATTATCAGCAATCACAAGCGTGGACATGGGAACATCAAGCTTTGACCCGCGCGAGAATGATTTATGGTGAGACAGAGTTAGTCGAGCGTTTTGCAGAGATCCGTAAAAATATTTTATGTACAGCAAGGGATGAAGCTCAATTGAAAGATGATGTGGTCAAAATGCGCGAAAAGATGCGCGCGCATCTTTCTAAAGACAGTAAACAAGCATTTGATTTGAAACAAGGTCATGGCGGTATGACAGACATTGAGTTTATCGCTCAGTTTTTGGTGTTAAATCATGCTAAGCATTGTCATGAACTCACGCAATTTCCAGATAATATTCGTATTCTAGAAAGTGCTGCGCTACACGGTGTGATTAGCTCAGAGCAACAATCTATATTGACAGAATGTTACTGCACACTTCGTGAGCGTTATCACTTAAATAGCTTAAATCAGCACGGTCGATGTGTGCCAAGAGAGCTGGTAGCCGATCAGGTAGAACAGGTCAGAAATATTTGGCAGCAACTTTTTAAGTAA
- the nudF gene encoding ADP-ribose diphosphatase: MKSINQFNENDVKITSIEPVFEGFFKIHAYKFNHALFAGGMSQTVRREILERGHAVAVLPYDPSTDNVLLIEQIRIGALATKDSPWLLECIAGMAEGSTDYEEVVRKEAKEEAGLELQELEFMTSYLSSPGGTTERLYLYLAKTDLSEAGGIFGLDNEGEDIKVHVMPYDEAIARLNSGEIDNAATVISLQWLALNKARILEQWQAE, encoded by the coding sequence ATGAAGTCTATAAATCAATTTAATGAAAATGATGTAAAAATCACATCAATTGAGCCGGTTTTTGAGGGCTTCTTTAAAATTCATGCGTATAAATTTAACCATGCTCTTTTTGCTGGTGGTATGAGCCAAACTGTGCGCAGAGAAATATTAGAACGCGGTCATGCTGTTGCTGTTTTACCATATGATCCGAGTACAGATAACGTACTACTTATTGAGCAAATTCGTATAGGGGCTTTGGCAACAAAAGACTCCCCTTGGTTGTTAGAATGTATTGCTGGGATGGCCGAGGGGTCGACGGATTATGAAGAAGTAGTTCGCAAAGAAGCCAAAGAAGAAGCCGGCTTAGAGCTGCAAGAACTTGAATTTATGACATCCTATTTGTCTAGTCCAGGTGGTACCACTGAGCGATTATATTTATATCTGGCGAAAACAGACTTATCTGAAGCTGGTGGTATCTTCGGCTTAGATAACGAAGGTGAAGATATCAAAGTGCATGTTATGCCTTATGATGAAGCGATTGCCCGCCTAAACAGTGGAGAAATTGATAACGCTGCGACCGTGATTAGTCTACAATGGTTAGCGTTAAATAAAGCCCGTATTTTGGAACAATGGCAAGCAGAGTAA
- the gshB gene encoding glutathione synthase encodes MAIKLGIISDPISGFNIKKDTGFAMMLSAQKRGYELYYMEMDDLFLYQGQARATAARATVFDDVDNWYALEDKQDIALSDLDVILMRKDPPFDTEYIYATYILERAEDAGTLVVNKPQSLRDANEKLFTAWFSEHTPDTLVTRSQAQIREFLTKHGDIILKPLDGMGGASIFRVKQDDPNIGVICETLTEHGSRFAMAQQYIPEIKQGDKRVLVVNGEVIPYCLARIPQGGETRGNLAAGGRGEARPISEDDLKVAQAVAPTLKEKGLIFVGLDIIGNKLTEINVTAPTCVKEIEAAFDISIMDKLYEAIEEKLAHNK; translated from the coding sequence ATGGCAATTAAACTCGGTATCATTAGCGATCCAATCAGTGGTTTCAATATTAAAAAAGACACTGGCTTTGCCATGATGCTCAGTGCTCAAAAACGCGGCTATGAACTTTACTACATGGAAATGGACGACTTGTTTTTATATCAAGGTCAAGCTCGTGCGACCGCAGCTAGAGCGACCGTGTTTGACGACGTAGATAACTGGTATGCACTTGAAGATAAGCAGGATATTGCGCTGAGTGACCTAGATGTGATCTTAATGAGAAAAGATCCACCATTTGATACTGAATATATCTATGCAACTTATATTCTTGAGCGCGCTGAAGACGCTGGCACTTTAGTCGTTAACAAGCCTCAGAGTTTACGCGATGCAAACGAAAAGCTATTCACTGCATGGTTTAGTGAGCATACGCCTGATACGCTTGTCACGCGCTCTCAAGCACAAATTCGCGAGTTTTTAACTAAACATGGCGACATCATACTAAAGCCTCTTGATGGCATGGGTGGTGCATCGATTTTCAGAGTAAAGCAGGATGACCCAAACATTGGCGTAATCTGTGAAACTTTAACTGAACATGGCAGCCGCTTCGCAATGGCACAGCAATATATTCCTGAAATCAAGCAAGGCGATAAACGTGTGCTTGTGGTGAATGGAGAAGTTATCCCCTATTGCTTAGCCCGTATTCCTCAAGGCGGTGAAACACGTGGAAACCTAGCCGCTGGTGGTCGTGGTGAAGCCCGTCCAATCAGTGAGGATGATTTAAAAGTCGCGCAAGCTGTTGCCCCTACCCTAAAAGAAAAAGGGCTCATTTTTGTTGGCTTAGACATCATTGGTAACAAACTAACTGAAATCAATGTCACAGCGCCAACCTGTGTAAAAGAAATAGAAGCAGCGTTTGATATTTCAATTATGGATAAACTCTATGAGGCGATCGAAGAAAAACTCGCCCATAATAAGTAA
- the lpxL gene encoding LpxL/LpxP family Kdo(2)-lipid IV(A) lauroyl/palmitoleoyl acyltransferase, producing the protein MVTNPSFKLAFLAPKYWLTWLGVLFLYLISWLPQKIQIWLGQGLGKLVHKYVKKRRKIAEVNIKLCFPDMSEADQAKLVKENMENTGVATLETGMAWWWPNWRVKNVIGSIKGFEHVERVQAEGKGVLLLVPHMLHLEMLGRIVGSIQPGVGFYRPHNNALMEFFMTRGRLRSNEALIGKRDVKGLLQSLKNRKMCYYLPDQDYGRNRCEFTSFYAVKDAATTTGTLLFAASKHCEALSFSGTRDKDGKYHIEFYPLLENFPSGDENSDVRRVNERMELSIDKAPSQYMWLHRRFKTRPDENAPSYYK; encoded by the coding sequence GTGGTCACAAATCCATCTTTTAAACTCGCTTTTTTGGCACCAAAGTATTGGTTAACCTGGCTAGGTGTACTTTTCCTTTACCTAATTTCTTGGCTTCCGCAAAAAATACAAATATGGTTAGGTCAAGGCCTCGGAAAACTAGTCCATAAATATGTTAAGAAACGCCGAAAAATTGCCGAAGTAAATATAAAGCTTTGTTTCCCTGATATGAGCGAGGCTGATCAGGCTAAACTCGTAAAAGAGAATATGGAAAACACAGGCGTAGCAACGTTAGAAACAGGTATGGCATGGTGGTGGCCAAACTGGCGGGTTAAAAATGTCATCGGCTCTATTAAGGGCTTTGAGCATGTAGAGCGCGTCCAAGCTGAGGGTAAAGGTGTACTATTACTTGTACCGCATATGTTACACCTTGAAATGCTTGGCAGAATAGTCGGTTCTATCCAGCCTGGTGTTGGATTCTACAGACCACATAACAATGCCTTGATGGAGTTTTTTATGACACGAGGTCGCCTTCGCTCTAACGAGGCATTAATCGGCAAAAGAGATGTAAAGGGTTTATTGCAATCATTAAAAAATAGAAAGATGTGCTACTACTTACCCGACCAAGACTATGGTCGAAACCGTTGCGAGTTCACTTCTTTCTATGCTGTAAAAGATGCTGCGACAACAACCGGAACTCTCCTTTTTGCAGCAAGCAAACATTGTGAAGCCCTAAGCTTTTCAGGGACTCGCGATAAAGATGGTAAATATCATATTGAGTTCTACCCACTTCTGGAAAATTTCCCTAGTGGTGATGAAAATAGTGACGTAAGGCGCGTAAATGAACGTATGGAGCTATCTATCGATAAAGCACCATCGCAATATATGTGGTTACACAGAAGGTTTAAGACACGACCTGATGAAAATGCGCCGTCGTACTATAAATAG